One genomic window of Polyangiaceae bacterium includes the following:
- the dnaK gene encoding molecular chaperone DnaK translates to MERVIGIDLGTTNSCVAVMEGDAPVVIPNRGGYKTTPSMVAVTEAGKRLVGHIAKRQAITNAENTVYAAKRLIGRKWSSPQVKNSVMTSAYTIVEGPHGDVRIKLRDKTYSVPEISSMVLQEMKIIAEDYLGEEVNKAVVTVPAYFNDNQRQATKDAGAIAGLEVIRIINEPTAASLAYGFGKSVDKTVAVYDLGGGTFDISILEIGAHGVFKVIATTGDTFLGGEDFDARIIDWLVQGFKDEHDIDLRQDRMALQRLRDAAEKAKCELSQVREAEVNLPFIISTGRNEALHLQRTLTRETLERLTEDLVERTVDICKQALADARLDIDEVEDVVLVGGMTRMPAIVNAVSDYFEREPNKGVHPDEVVALGAAIQGAALVEDKHEMILLDVTPHALGIMTFGSYFEELIPQNTTVPTSRTKIFTTSRDDQTAVKILVMQGESKKADENELLGEFILTGLRRAPKGHVEIEVTFEINTDGIVSVHAKDLDTGQEQSIQVTATSGLTQDELHDMIENAKDYMVERRVDEQFEQAKQEAETLIADIERLFPQVEKIVASSDFGRDAIDKAKAVLSKTEQAMKARDTEELKQQVEALSRTHRMFKGVVSRTQ, encoded by the coding sequence ATGGAGCGCGTCATCGGTATCGACCTCGGCACCACCAACTCCTGCGTCGCCGTGATGGAGGGGGATGCGCCGGTGGTGATCCCGAACCGAGGTGGGTACAAGACCACCCCGAGCATGGTGGCGGTCACCGAAGCGGGAAAGCGCCTGGTCGGTCACATCGCCAAGCGACAGGCCATCACGAACGCCGAAAACACGGTGTACGCCGCGAAGCGCTTGATCGGTCGCAAGTGGAGTTCTCCCCAAGTGAAGAACTCGGTGATGACCTCGGCCTACACCATCGTGGAAGGCCCGCACGGCGACGTCCGCATCAAGCTCCGCGACAAGACGTACTCGGTGCCCGAGATCAGCTCGATGGTGCTGCAGGAGATGAAGATCATCGCCGAGGACTACCTCGGCGAAGAGGTCAACAAGGCGGTCGTCACCGTTCCGGCGTACTTCAACGACAACCAGCGCCAAGCGACGAAGGACGCTGGGGCGATCGCCGGACTGGAAGTCATCCGCATCATCAACGAGCCAACGGCTGCGTCCCTCGCCTACGGCTTCGGCAAGAGCGTCGACAAGACCGTCGCCGTCTACGACTTGGGCGGTGGCACCTTCGACATCAGCATCCTCGAAATTGGCGCCCACGGCGTGTTCAAGGTCATTGCCACCACCGGCGATACCTTTCTGGGGGGTGAGGATTTCGACGCACGCATCATCGACTGGCTGGTGCAAGGCTTCAAGGATGAGCACGACATCGACCTGCGTCAGGATCGCATGGCGCTACAGCGCCTGCGTGACGCTGCAGAGAAAGCGAAGTGCGAGCTCTCCCAGGTGCGCGAAGCAGAGGTGAACCTGCCCTTCATCATTTCCACAGGGAGAAACGAAGCGCTGCACCTCCAGCGCACCCTCACCCGAGAGACCCTCGAGCGGCTCACCGAGGACTTGGTGGAGCGCACGGTAGACATCTGCAAGCAGGCGCTCGCGGACGCGCGCCTCGACATCGATGAAGTCGAAGACGTGGTGCTCGTCGGCGGCATGACGCGCATGCCTGCGATCGTCAACGCGGTCTCAGACTACTTCGAGCGCGAGCCGAACAAGGGCGTGCACCCTGATGAGGTCGTCGCGCTGGGCGCCGCCATCCAGGGCGCCGCGCTGGTCGAAGACAAGCACGAGATGATCCTGCTCGATGTGACGCCCCACGCCCTGGGCATCATGACCTTCGGCAGCTACTTCGAGGAGCTGATCCCCCAGAACACCACGGTGCCCACCAGTCGCACCAAGATCTTCACCACCTCACGCGACGACCAGACGGCGGTGAAGATCCTGGTCATGCAGGGTGAGAGCAAGAAGGCCGACGAGAACGAGCTACTCGGCGAGTTCATCCTGACCGGGCTTCGGCGCGCGCCGAAGGGACACGTGGAAATCGAAGTCACCTTCGAGATCAACACGGACGGCATCGTCAGCGTCCACGCCAAGGACCTCGACACCGGACAAGAGCAGTCGATTCAGGTCACCGCCACCAGCGGCCTGACCCAAGACGAGCTCCACGACATGATCGAGAACGCCAAGGACTACATGGTGGAGCGGCGTGTCGACGAGCAGTTCGAGCAGGCGAAGCAAGAGGCAGAGACGCTGATAGCCGACATCGAGCGACTATTTCCCCAGGTGGAAAAGATCGTCGCCTCGAGCGACTTTGGCCGCGACGCCATCGACAAGGCGAAGGCCGTGCTCAGCAAGACCGAGCAAGCGATGAAGGCTCGGGACACGGAAGAGCTGAAGCAGCAGGTCGAGGCGCTCTCTCGAACACACCGCATGTTCAAGGGCGTCGTCTCGCGCACTCAGTGA
- a CDS encoding DnaJ domain-containing protein, with translation MADAVKNPSSTTPQMVPGVDMRSLPIGPEEAFVLSRVDGRSPLTEIAASTGMTPEHVSEILTRLAQLGAVVYGDAKPAPKPVAEPSEIQGGAKLNHPVIETVEEVHASSAHPAAALYDPSELDEEVEVDLQRKRQILDTFYRLDSSDYYQLLGVERHAEKKEIKGAYYGVVSLFHPDKYFGKQLGSFKPKLERIFQTLTEAHDTLTRKATRQEYDAYLTSQERTRALDNMMTDDRRRAREVNEVKRLIEQQARVLERASARPPAPNRGSSPPPPRKSEPPDDAARRKQVARKLRSSVPPGAISSKPPPRGGGVQEIVGDDLRRRYEDRLSQARDSQIDHYRRAAETALEAKDPVSAANALRIAVGLAPDDADLAAHFEDVQAQANAALAESYIEQAQYEERNGHFAEAALSYEKAARGRPGGFRLLERAAHCLIEANVNARKAVELARKAVELNNERVDLRVTLARALLAADMKQSALAEIERALQIDSNDETAQDWLKRLKRES, from the coding sequence TTGGCAGACGCTGTGAAAAACCCAAGCAGCACGACCCCTCAGATGGTTCCGGGGGTGGACATGCGCAGCCTGCCCATCGGGCCGGAAGAGGCGTTCGTGCTCTCGCGCGTCGATGGCAGGAGCCCGCTCACGGAGATCGCCGCGTCTACCGGCATGACTCCAGAGCACGTGTCCGAGATCCTCACGCGGCTCGCCCAGCTCGGCGCCGTCGTCTACGGGGACGCGAAGCCGGCGCCCAAACCCGTAGCGGAGCCCTCGGAGATCCAGGGCGGTGCGAAGCTCAACCACCCGGTGATCGAGACCGTCGAGGAAGTGCACGCGAGCAGCGCCCACCCCGCGGCCGCGCTCTACGACCCGAGCGAACTCGATGAAGAGGTCGAGGTAGACCTGCAGCGCAAGCGCCAGATCCTCGACACGTTCTATCGTCTCGACAGCTCGGACTATTACCAGCTGCTCGGCGTCGAACGCCACGCGGAAAAGAAAGAGATCAAGGGTGCCTACTACGGCGTCGTGAGCCTGTTCCACCCGGACAAGTACTTCGGAAAGCAGCTCGGCAGCTTCAAGCCAAAGCTCGAGCGCATCTTTCAGACGCTCACGGAAGCCCACGACACGCTGACTCGCAAGGCGACTCGCCAGGAATACGATGCGTACCTGACCAGCCAGGAGCGCACGCGGGCACTCGACAACATGATGACTGACGACCGGCGCCGCGCGCGTGAGGTCAATGAAGTGAAGCGCCTGATCGAGCAGCAAGCGCGCGTGCTCGAACGAGCCTCGGCGCGACCGCCGGCGCCCAATCGCGGCTCCTCTCCCCCTCCCCCACGCAAGAGCGAACCGCCAGACGACGCTGCGCGGCGCAAACAAGTCGCTCGCAAGCTAAGAAGCTCGGTTCCGCCGGGAGCCATTTCGAGTAAGCCCCCACCGAGGGGCGGCGGCGTACAGGAAATCGTCGGTGACGATCTGCGTCGGCGCTACGAGGACCGTCTCTCCCAGGCGCGAGACAGCCAGATCGATCACTACCGGCGCGCTGCGGAGACCGCGCTCGAGGCGAAGGATCCGGTGTCTGCCGCCAACGCTCTTCGAATCGCGGTTGGGCTCGCTCCGGACGATGCGGACCTCGCAGCCCATTTCGAAGACGTCCAGGCTCAAGCCAACGCCGCGCTCGCCGAGAGCTACATCGAACAAGCTCAATACGAGGAGCGCAACGGCCACTTCGCGGAAGCTGCGCTGAGCTACGAGAAGGCAGCGCGAGGTCGACCGGGTGGCTTCCGTCTCCTGGAGCGCGCGGCCCACTGTTTGATCGAAGCCAACGTCAACGCCCGCAAAGCCGTGGAGCTCGCGCGCAAAGCGGTCGAGCTGAACAACGAGCGAGTCGACCTTCGGGTGACCCTCGCACGCGCGCTGTTGGCAGCAGACATGAAGCAGAGCGCCCTGGCTGAGATCGAACGCGCGCTGCAGATCGATTCCAACGACGAAACGGCTCAGGACTGGCTCAAGCGACTGAAGCGCGAAAGCTAA
- a CDS encoding lysophospholipid acyltransferase family protein: MSVPGDAVSEAQELALRDVREGGSWSQRQRMKNATLRALVRTALWLADRLPRSWLIGLLGGVGGLVHLVSRELRERTQRHLRRADLDPALSGVVWRNCGRNLGRCLLLRRGGALSDAVELNAESAQCLDDALAEGRGVVFVSLHLGPFEWLAAKIAEHWQAAGRGSPGPAILVRESYDPGLDPFVDQHRVGRGLEVIHRGKPGASARILRALRQGRPVGFLPDLGGRVRSEQVRWLGGLAELPIGPLRLAERTGARLLIGYLEPKPDAGFALRIAPSKALLSDHPSQALAAELEARIRRHPTHWLWMGLK; encoded by the coding sequence GTGTCAGTGCCCGGCGACGCCGTGAGCGAGGCGCAGGAGCTCGCGCTGCGAGACGTTCGCGAAGGCGGGAGCTGGTCGCAACGCCAGCGCATGAAAAACGCAACGCTCAGGGCGCTGGTGCGGACGGCGCTCTGGCTTGCGGATCGACTCCCGCGCTCTTGGCTGATCGGGCTGCTCGGTGGCGTGGGCGGCTTGGTGCACTTGGTCTCTCGGGAGCTTCGGGAGCGGACCCAGCGACACTTGCGACGCGCGGATCTCGACCCCGCCTTGTCCGGCGTAGTGTGGCGAAATTGCGGGCGGAACCTGGGGCGCTGCCTGCTGCTGCGTCGAGGGGGCGCGCTGAGCGACGCGGTGGAGCTCAACGCTGAGAGCGCCCAGTGCCTCGACGATGCGCTGGCGGAGGGGCGTGGGGTCGTGTTCGTCAGCTTGCACCTGGGTCCTTTCGAGTGGCTGGCCGCGAAGATCGCGGAGCATTGGCAAGCGGCGGGTCGTGGCTCCCCGGGTCCAGCGATCTTGGTGCGCGAGAGCTACGATCCGGGTCTCGACCCTTTCGTCGACCAACATCGCGTGGGACGAGGCCTGGAGGTGATCCATCGGGGTAAGCCAGGCGCTTCCGCGCGCATCCTGCGGGCGCTCAGACAGGGTCGCCCGGTTGGTTTCCTCCCGGATCTTGGCGGACGCGTGCGCTCGGAGCAGGTACGTTGGCTCGGCGGCTTGGCCGAGCTTCCAATCGGTCCCCTACGCCTAGCAGAGCGCACTGGAGCGCGACTTTTGATCGGCTACCTGGAGCCAAAACCTGACGCCGGATTCGCATTGCGGATCGCTCCCTCCAAAGCGCTCCTCTCCGACCATCCGAGCCAGGCGCTGGCTGCGGAGCTGGAAGCGCGGATCCGTCGGCATCCGACGCACTGGCTCTGGATGGGACTCAAGTAG
- a CDS encoding sigma-70 family RNA polymerase sigma factor, with protein sequence MNPSATLNSWQNVLPALWNGPARTEPAPPFSWERYAQTSAEPSSKRIIPKADEACTVRAVEWDAEALEAERELCARAHAGDRAAMGELLKTYGPKLFRSLLLPKLGNHALAEEALSATYIKVVERFDRFTWQDVGVYPWLRVVAMRVALDMLRKKKRERLFEPQDLEREIEASEANPHKTPDALERHDLAVAQDRVKRAMSRINPRYAQVIQLRILEEKSREEAAAELGVSVGTLDVVLHRAMAALKKATLADGADS encoded by the coding sequence ATGAACCCCAGCGCGACCCTGAATTCCTGGCAGAACGTGCTGCCCGCGCTGTGGAACGGCCCCGCTCGCACAGAACCGGCACCGCCGTTCAGCTGGGAGCGCTATGCCCAGACGTCGGCTGAACCGTCGTCGAAGCGCATTATTCCCAAGGCGGACGAGGCGTGTACAGTGCGCGCCGTGGAGTGGGACGCGGAGGCACTGGAAGCGGAGCGGGAGCTTTGTGCTCGCGCCCACGCTGGTGATCGCGCCGCCATGGGTGAGCTCCTGAAGACCTACGGTCCCAAGCTGTTTCGCTCGCTGCTGCTGCCGAAGCTCGGCAACCACGCGCTGGCTGAGGAAGCCCTCTCCGCGACTTATATCAAAGTGGTGGAACGCTTCGATCGCTTCACCTGGCAAGACGTCGGGGTCTACCCCTGGTTGCGCGTGGTCGCGATGCGAGTGGCTCTGGACATGCTACGCAAGAAGAAGCGTGAGCGCTTGTTCGAGCCACAAGATCTGGAGCGCGAAATCGAGGCCTCCGAGGCAAATCCCCACAAGACCCCCGACGCCCTGGAGCGCCACGACCTCGCGGTGGCTCAAGACCGCGTCAAGCGCGCGATGAGCCGCATCAATCCCCGCTACGCCCAAGTCATCCAGCTGCGTATCCTCGAGGAAAAGTCCCGCGAGGAAGCCGCGGCGGAGCTCGGCGTGAGCGTGGGCACCCTGGACGTGGTCTTGCACCGCGCCATGGCGGCCCTCAAGAAGGCGACCCTCGCCGATGGAGCAGACTCATGA
- a CDS encoding rhomboid family intramembrane serine protease, translated as MAAPKCPYCGTINSIGESHCHQCQQPLPGPLGRASRDLVQSLLGRELWVTKLFIGINVASFALMLLDNSRAEGAGLPLGFGGGGGLQGSSMLRAGVLHQIVVGEWWRFLSAVFFHFSFLHILFNMMWLGSLGRSLEPELGTSRFTITYLLSGIGGFIGNLLLGPMPLTGGASGSVFGLFGCLVGYSLGRKNSLWRDHLSRLILFVVLSWLIGGGMGGGGVNNVAHVGGALVGVAMGYLFGVERRYPLTHRVLNYVAMLGVAAVVASLVLSQLSPVWGYMRDAESQEDQW; from the coding sequence GTGGCTGCCCCGAAATGCCCCTATTGTGGGACGATCAACTCGATAGGCGAAAGCCACTGCCATCAGTGCCAGCAGCCACTCCCGGGCCCACTCGGGCGCGCCTCGCGGGATCTGGTCCAGAGCCTGCTCGGCCGCGAGCTCTGGGTAACGAAGCTCTTCATCGGCATCAACGTTGCGAGCTTTGCGCTGATGCTGCTCGACAACAGCCGCGCTGAGGGCGCGGGGTTGCCTTTGGGATTCGGTGGAGGAGGCGGACTCCAAGGCTCCTCCATGCTGCGCGCTGGGGTGCTGCACCAAATCGTGGTCGGTGAGTGGTGGCGGTTTCTGAGCGCGGTGTTCTTTCACTTCAGCTTCCTGCACATCCTGTTCAACATGATGTGGCTCGGGAGCCTCGGGCGGTCCCTCGAGCCCGAGCTCGGCACGTCGCGCTTCACCATCACCTACCTCCTGTCGGGAATTGGGGGCTTCATCGGCAACCTGCTGCTTGGGCCGATGCCGCTGACCGGGGGGGCTAGTGGTTCGGTGTTCGGCCTGTTTGGCTGCTTGGTTGGCTACTCCCTCGGTCGCAAGAACTCGCTCTGGCGAGACCACCTCTCGCGCCTGATCCTGTTCGTGGTGCTTTCCTGGTTGATTGGCGGCGGGATGGGCGGGGGCGGAGTCAACAACGTCGCCCACGTCGGTGGCGCGCTGGTTGGCGTTGCGATGGGCTATTTGTTCGGCGTCGAACGTCGCTACCCGCTCACCCACCGCGTGCTGAACTACGTCGCGATGTTGGGGGTCGCCGCGGTGGTTGCTTCGCTGGTGCTCAGTCAGCTGTCGCCAGTCTGGGGCTACATGCGGGATGCGGAGTCACAAGAAGACCAGTGGTGA
- a CDS encoding sigma-54-dependent Fis family transcriptional regulator: protein MDSLPPPPTRILVVDDEPGLRQMLSILFRREGYDVVTAPGVQGAKEALTQSPRPFPVVLTDLAMPDGSGLEVLAAAKQRNTATEVVLITAHSTLENAIEAMRGGAYDFVTKPFEPKELAALVAKALEKNALVTENQRLRAQMGSKSDKTLIGKSRAMQTVLDLVERIAKARTTVLITGESGTGKERVARAIHDRSDRADKPFLVVNCGALPENLMESELFGHEKGAFTGASARHRGLFQEAAGGTLLLDEVGELPLSLQVKLLRVLQERRVRPVGSTQEVEVDVRLLAATNRDVEADVSGGRFRQDLYYRLNVIRIELPPLRERREDLALFSERFVRRFAEEMGKDVVGLTPDALRALERYEFPGNVRELENVMERAVALAPGRSIGLGDLPPEISGAAGGSATSLVELPEGGCNLDDVVGEVERRLLLAALDRTGGVRKQAAKLLGVSFRSLRYRLQKHSIGSDNEGGDDDDPDSGPPSVVAR from the coding sequence ATGGATTCCCTCCCGCCGCCTCCCACGCGCATCCTGGTGGTCGACGACGAGCCCGGCCTGCGGCAGATGTTGTCCATCCTGTTCCGCCGCGAGGGATACGATGTCGTCACGGCGCCTGGCGTCCAGGGAGCGAAGGAAGCGCTGACCCAGAGCCCGCGGCCTTTCCCCGTTGTTCTCACGGACTTGGCGATGCCTGACGGCAGCGGACTCGAGGTGCTGGCGGCTGCGAAACAACGCAACACGGCGACGGAGGTGGTGCTGATCACCGCTCACTCCACGCTGGAAAACGCCATCGAAGCCATGCGTGGCGGGGCGTACGACTTCGTCACCAAGCCGTTCGAGCCCAAGGAGCTCGCGGCGCTGGTCGCCAAAGCGCTGGAAAAGAACGCGCTGGTCACGGAAAACCAGCGGCTCCGCGCCCAAATGGGCAGCAAGAGCGACAAGACGCTGATCGGCAAGAGCCGCGCGATGCAGACGGTGCTCGACCTGGTGGAGCGCATCGCCAAGGCCCGAACCACCGTGCTGATCACCGGGGAGAGCGGCACCGGCAAGGAGCGCGTTGCTCGAGCCATTCACGATCGCTCGGACCGCGCGGACAAGCCGTTTTTGGTCGTCAACTGCGGCGCGCTTCCAGAAAACCTGATGGAAAGCGAGCTGTTCGGCCATGAAAAGGGCGCCTTCACCGGTGCCAGCGCGCGTCATCGCGGGCTCTTCCAAGAGGCTGCCGGCGGCACGTTGCTCCTCGACGAGGTGGGTGAGCTACCTCTGAGCCTCCAGGTCAAGCTGCTGCGCGTGCTTCAGGAGCGTCGCGTGCGCCCGGTTGGTTCCACTCAGGAGGTCGAGGTCGACGTGCGGCTCTTGGCAGCCACGAACCGGGACGTCGAGGCCGACGTCTCCGGCGGGCGTTTCCGCCAGGATCTATACTATCGCCTCAACGTGATCCGCATCGAGCTGCCGCCGCTGCGGGAGCGACGCGAGGATCTCGCCCTGTTCTCCGAGCGCTTCGTTCGGCGCTTTGCGGAGGAGATGGGCAAAGACGTCGTTGGCCTCACCCCGGACGCCCTCCGAGCGCTGGAACGTTATGAATTCCCGGGGAACGTGCGTGAGCTGGAGAACGTGATGGAGCGCGCCGTCGCCCTCGCTCCGGGCCGCAGCATCGGGCTTGGGGATCTCCCGCCGGAGATCAGCGGGGCTGCGGGTGGTTCCGCAACGAGCCTCGTGGAGCTGCCGGAAGGTGGCTGCAACTTGGACGACGTGGTGGGCGAGGTGGAGCGACGTCTGCTGCTAGCAGCGCTCGATCGCACCGGCGGCGTGCGCAAGCAGGCTGCCAAGCTGCTGGGCGTGAGCTTTCGCTCGCTGCGCTACCGCTTACAGAAGCACAGCATCGGCAGCGACAACGAGGGTGGAGACGACGACGATCCCGACAGCGGTCCTCCCAGCGTAGTCGCCCGTTGA
- a CDS encoding prepilin-type N-terminal cleavage/methylation domain-containing protein — protein sequence MISKRFLNRPQRARGFTLVEVMVVVVLVGILATLALVAMRRWLVTSKSIEAMHVIEGIRGGEERFRAENMVYLDVSTSGTLYPTGTPNTTKYNWFQSGHTDYSRWKQLNPTVSTSVQHGYMVRAGRALTAPTAAMTPGITVTWPAAANINDAWYVIYAQGDLDADGTYGRYAASSFSSEIVRVNDGE from the coding sequence ATGATCTCGAAGCGTTTCTTGAATCGCCCTCAGCGCGCCCGCGGCTTCACCTTGGTCGAGGTGATGGTGGTCGTGGTCCTGGTCGGGATCCTAGCGACGCTTGCACTCGTCGCCATGCGGCGCTGGCTCGTGACCAGCAAGTCGATCGAGGCGATGCACGTCATCGAAGGGATCCGCGGCGGCGAGGAGCGATTCCGGGCGGAGAACATGGTGTACCTGGATGTAAGTACGTCGGGCACGCTGTACCCCACGGGGACGCCGAACACGACCAAGTACAACTGGTTTCAGTCCGGACACACCGACTACAGCCGCTGGAAGCAGCTGAATCCCACCGTGAGCACCTCGGTGCAGCACGGATACATGGTGCGTGCCGGGCGAGCGCTCACCGCGCCAACCGCGGCGATGACCCCGGGGATCACGGTGACCTGGCCCGCGGCGGCGAACATCAATGATGCCTGGTACGTGATCTACGCTCAGGGCGACCTCGACGCGGATGGGACTTACGGCAGGTATGCGGCGTCGAGTTTCTCGAGCGAGATCGTTCGCGTGAACGACGGCGAGTAG
- a CDS encoding four helix bundle protein translates to MSLRIHATAIEVISLLRPLMPRLRRVDLALARQISRSASSIALNIAEGELSSGGHRQQRYQTAAGSASETRSALQVAQAWGYLSAADCKVVLGRLEHILAVLYKLTLPG, encoded by the coding sequence ATGTCGTTACGGATTCATGCAACTGCTATCGAGGTGATCTCGCTCCTGCGGCCGTTGATGCCGCGGTTGCGTCGCGTAGATCTCGCGCTTGCGAGGCAAATCTCGCGTAGCGCGTCCAGCATTGCCCTCAACATCGCCGAGGGGGAGCTCTCGAGCGGTGGTCACCGGCAGCAGCGCTACCAGACCGCAGCCGGCTCCGCGAGCGAGACGCGCAGCGCGTTGCAGGTGGCTCAGGCCTGGGGCTACCTCAGCGCTGCGGACTGCAAGGTTGTTTTGGGGCGGCTCGAGCACATCCTGGCGGTGCTCTACAAGCTCACGCTGCCAGGTTAG
- a CDS encoding type II secretion system protein translates to MSLSLHRTSRARGFTLIEMMVVVIIVGILATLAVIGVRKYLLASKSNEAIHMIGSIKSAQEAYKAETFQYLNVSQQSGLTSYYPRAPGEIKSAWNNPSHGDYARWNELGVEAAGPVQFGYATTAGIGGSLTDPGVASGFKYPDVGNSEPWYVVRASSDFDGDSVLSIYISSSQTSEIYFEGEGE, encoded by the coding sequence ATGAGCCTCTCCCTTCATCGAACTTCTCGAGCGCGCGGCTTCACGCTCATCGAGATGATGGTGGTGGTCATCATCGTGGGGATCCTGGCGACCCTCGCCGTGATCGGCGTGCGCAAGTACCTGCTGGCTTCCAAGTCCAACGAAGCCATTCACATGATCGGCTCCATCAAGTCTGCCCAAGAGGCCTACAAGGCGGAGACGTTTCAGTACCTCAACGTTTCTCAGCAGTCAGGTCTTACCAGCTATTACCCCCGAGCCCCGGGGGAGATCAAATCCGCCTGGAATAACCCGAGTCACGGTGACTACGCCCGCTGGAACGAGCTCGGCGTGGAAGCCGCTGGTCCCGTACAGTTTGGCTACGCGACGACTGCAGGCATCGGTGGCTCACTGACCGATCCCGGAGTCGCCTCGGGCTTCAAGTACCCGGACGTTGGCAACAGCGAACCCTGGTACGTGGTGCGGGCCAGCTCCGACTTCGATGGTGACAGTGTGCTCTCGATCTACATCAGCTCGAGTCAGACCTCTGAAATCTACTTCGAGGGCGAGGGCGAGTAG
- a CDS encoding prepilin-type N-terminal cleavage/methylation domain-containing protein, translated as MRALRTTKRGFTLIELMIVVVIVGILAALAIYGVSRYMKNSKTAEARNSLGQLGKDATTAFQREQMNPSVLTLGGTTGIVNRLCASAGAKVPAAAASIKGQKFQSSPADWNNGTANEGWQCLKFSMDAPQYYMYGYSASGTTGAAGETFTATAEGDLDADDVTSRFALNGSIQAVANERVVTIAPNIAESNPEE; from the coding sequence ATGCGTGCCCTTCGAACCACCAAGCGCGGCTTTACCCTAATCGAGCTGATGATCGTCGTCGTCATCGTCGGTATCCTCGCGGCACTGGCCATCTACGGCGTCAGCCGCTACATGAAGAACTCGAAGACGGCTGAAGCTCGCAACTCCCTCGGCCAGCTGGGTAAGGACGCGACCACAGCCTTCCAGCGCGAGCAGATGAACCCGTCCGTGCTCACCCTCGGTGGCACCACCGGTATCGTGAACCGGCTCTGCGCCAGCGCCGGCGCAAAGGTGCCCGCGGCAGCTGCGAGTATCAAAGGTCAGAAGTTTCAGTCTAGCCCTGCCGATTGGAACAACGGTACCGCCAACGAGGGCTGGCAGTGCCTGAAGTTCTCCATGGATGCGCCTCAGTACTACATGTACGGCTACAGCGCGTCTGGCACCACGGGTGCCGCGGGTGAGACCTTCACCGCGACGGCGGAGGGCGACCTCGACGCCGACGACGTGACCTCGCGCTTCGCTCTGAACGGCAGCATCCAGGCCGTGGCCAACGAGCGCGTCGTGACCATCGCTCCGAATATCGCGGAGAGCAACCCCGAGGAGTGA
- a CDS encoding GNAT family N-acetyltransferase, whose amino-acid sequence MAKTIEIRPLERDDDRSQFSCGEGDLDRFFEHYAGQNQFRLHLAVTYVSVADGHIVGFATVAAAAIERASVPSARLRKRLPAYPLPVLRLARLGVDQRAQGAGIGKGLLRHVLRLAVEQRDRIGCVGVVTDAKPDAVDFYSALGFQPIDGVLQGLSHGEPLPMFLAIDTIATALGEA is encoded by the coding sequence ATGGCCAAGACGATTGAGATCCGTCCGCTCGAGCGCGATGACGACCGAAGCCAGTTCAGCTGTGGCGAAGGCGATCTGGATCGCTTCTTCGAGCACTACGCGGGCCAGAATCAGTTCAGGCTCCACCTCGCCGTCACCTACGTCTCGGTCGCCGACGGCCACATCGTGGGCTTTGCAACGGTCGCCGCTGCCGCCATCGAGCGCGCCAGCGTCCCTAGCGCGAGACTGCGTAAGCGCCTCCCAGCCTATCCACTCCCGGTGCTCAGACTAGCGCGCCTCGGCGTGGACCAACGCGCTCAGGGCGCGGGCATTGGCAAGGGGCTGCTGCGCCATGTGCTGCGCCTGGCTGTCGAGCAACGGGATCGCATCGGCTGCGTTGGCGTTGTCACCGATGCGAAGCCCGACGCCGTCGACTTCTACTCCGCGCTCGGTTTCCAGCCAATCGATGGAGTCCTCCAGGGCTTGTCCCACGGAGAGCCCCTTCCGATGTTCTTGGCCATCGATACAATCGCGACGGCACTCGGAGAGGCATGA